One window of Myxocyprinus asiaticus isolate MX2 ecotype Aquarium Trade chromosome 6, UBuf_Myxa_2, whole genome shotgun sequence genomic DNA carries:
- the LOC127443079 gene encoding ADP-ribosylation factor-like protein 14, with the protein MGQMGARHIPQARILLLGLDGAGKSTLLYKLKYNEDFHTVPTIGFNVEMIEAKRNRDKIALTVWDVGGQTKMRAHWKNFYQDTAGIVFALDSSDIKRLDEAKGVLEQTLKSDHLRGLPVVILANKQDIEGAATVIEITEQFNLRKSCSDRGWFIQPCSALTGAGLVDGFRRMAHLVKMTPEDNNIKETVKYIKSKSVMSMKK; encoded by the coding sequence ATGGGCCAAATGGGAGCCCGACATATACCTCAAGCACGTATCCTCCTCCTGGGTCTTGATGGAGCTGGTAAATCAACACTTCTTTACAAACTCAAATACAATGAAGACTTCCACACAGTTCCAACAATCGGATTCAACGTTGAAATGATCGAAGCCAAGAGGAACAGGGACAAAATTGCCTTGACAGTGTGGGATGTCGGTGGCCAGACTAAGATGCGAGCACACTGGAAGAATTTTTACCAAGACACAGCTGGAATTGTGTTCGCCTTGGATTCTTCTGACATTAAACGGCTGGACGAGGCAAAGGGAGTGCTGGAACAGACCTTAAAGAGTGACCACCTCAGGGGACTGCCTGTGGTCATTCTTGCCAACAAGCAAGATATTGAAGGAGCTGCAACGGTAATAGAGATCACAGAGCAGTTTAATCTGAGAAAGAGCTGCAGTGACCGAGGCTGGTTCATTCAGCCTTGTTCTGCATTGACTGGAGCAGGTCTGGTGGACGGCTTCAGAAGAATGGCACACCTGGTGAAAATGACACCTGAGGACAATAACATCAAAGAGACTGTGAAATACATAAAATCAAAATCTGTGATGTCAATGAAGAAATAG